In a single window of the Bacillus mycoides genome:
- the mgtE gene encoding magnesium transporter, with protein MKKCLQQLLKTQDIHLVRELIKNQSYDIAMEMKDFHHKDQISLMKYFPTEKGAKILSYLTPEEQYNICTNLPLDKGEELLARQSIDDLVDVILSIHALQAKKLIQLMSEESQQRIRSLLVFQSGTAGSLMTIDYIAARENWKVKDTLSHIRKIGAGVESISYIYVLDTRGQLNGIVSIRELLLASDDKTLSSIMASDVISVSVDLDQQEAVQKLMDYDLSAIPVTTMDNRMIGIITFDDAMDVFEEEATEDIQKLGGSTPLDKPYFETSIWQIYRKRIGWLLLLFVAEAYTGSVLRHYEETLTHVVALAFFIPLLIGTGGNTGTQVVTTLVRAVALNEVKFKDIFRVMKKEALVGILLGLTLAVAALIRAYTLGVGTEVAQVVAITGLFIVIWSSIVSSVLPLILNKLKLDPAVISGPFITTLVDGTGLILYFTIAKMLLGL; from the coding sequence ATGAAAAAATGTTTGCAACAATTATTAAAGACACAAGACATACACTTAGTGCGAGAGCTTATAAAAAATCAATCCTATGATATTGCAATGGAAATGAAAGATTTTCATCATAAAGATCAGATATCTTTAATGAAATATTTTCCTACTGAAAAAGGTGCGAAAATTCTTAGTTACCTTACTCCAGAGGAGCAATATAATATTTGTACCAATTTGCCTTTGGATAAAGGTGAAGAGCTATTAGCAAGGCAATCTATCGATGACCTTGTTGATGTAATTCTTTCAATTCATGCACTTCAGGCTAAAAAGCTGATACAACTTATGTCTGAAGAATCTCAACAAAGAATTAGAAGTCTGCTGGTTTTTCAATCTGGAACAGCGGGCAGTCTGATGACAATTGACTATATTGCCGCCAGGGAAAATTGGAAAGTGAAAGATACGCTGTCGCATATTAGAAAAATTGGGGCAGGGGTAGAATCAATTTCGTATATTTATGTTCTTGATACGCGTGGTCAGCTTAATGGAATTGTTTCTATTCGTGAATTATTGCTAGCTTCAGATGATAAGACTTTATCATCAATAATGGCATCAGATGTCATTTCAGTTTCAGTGGATCTAGACCAACAGGAAGCTGTACAAAAGCTAATGGATTATGATTTATCTGCTATACCTGTAACAACGATGGATAATCGGATGATAGGTATCATAACCTTTGATGATGCAATGGATGTTTTCGAAGAAGAAGCAACTGAAGATATTCAAAAATTAGGAGGGAGCACCCCATTAGATAAGCCATATTTCGAAACCTCTATTTGGCAAATATACCGTAAACGTATAGGTTGGTTATTACTTCTGTTTGTAGCGGAAGCATATACTGGTTCTGTACTTCGACATTATGAAGAAACTTTGACTCATGTAGTAGCACTGGCTTTCTTTATTCCATTGTTAATTGGAACTGGTGGAAATACAGGTACACAGGTCGTAACTACATTGGTTCGTGCTGTAGCTCTAAATGAGGTGAAATTTAAAGATATATTTCGTGTTATGAAAAAAGAAGCATTAGTAGGTATTTTACTTGGGCTTACATTAGCCGTGGCGGCATTAATTCGTGCGTACACTTTAGGCGTAGGTACAGAAGTCGCACAAGTTGTAGCTATAACTGGATTATTCATTGTTATTTGGTCGTCTATTGTTTCATCTGTATTACCCTTGATTCTAAATAAGTTAAAGTTGGATCCAGCTGTTATTTCAGGTCCGTTCATTACGACATTAGTCGATGGGACGGGGTTAATTCTGTACTTTACCATTGCAAAAATGTTATTAGGCTTATAA
- the brnQ gene encoding branched-chain amino acid transport system II carrier protein, producing MKQSLTFKETIPIGLMLFAIFFGAGNMIFPPLLGYSSGTNIWISISGFVVSSIGLPLLAIAAISLFGGNVSTLASRIHPACGVIIPLIIYLAIGPFFAIPRTGTVSYEMAVAPFLSNTMQNQWYILLLYTFAYFAITYYLSLNPSKLVDRIGKYLTPLLLIMISIIIVKAISSPVGSISTPSDSYQEAPFFKGFIEGFLTMDALAALVFGIIVINAIKEKGVTNKKSIAKSTIVAGLIAALGLSIIYISLAYIGATSQTFGTFENGSVLLTNLVQHLFGQYGLSLLGITMLFACLTTSVGLVSACGRFFTTLFPKISYNKIILIICLFSFGVSNLGLSMLIKLSLPILIVIYPVAIVLIILAFFDRFIKDKQAVYVGSVLGALLISIVQGLETAELASDSLLTFMQYVPLYNEGMGWILIALLGSLIGLMISGRTKQCSTT from the coding sequence ATGAAACAATCGTTAACTTTTAAAGAAACAATCCCTATTGGACTTATGCTGTTTGCAATATTTTTCGGTGCAGGTAATATGATATTCCCTCCATTATTAGGATATTCATCTGGAACGAATATTTGGATATCGATTTCGGGATTTGTTGTGAGTAGTATTGGACTTCCATTACTAGCCATCGCTGCTATTTCCCTTTTTGGTGGAAATGTTAGTACCCTTGCTAGTAGGATTCACCCCGCCTGTGGTGTTATTATCCCTCTTATCATTTATTTAGCAATTGGCCCTTTTTTCGCCATTCCTCGTACAGGCACTGTTTCATATGAAATGGCAGTTGCCCCCTTTTTAAGTAACACCATGCAAAATCAATGGTATATATTACTCCTATACACATTTGCATATTTCGCTATAACGTATTACCTATCTTTAAATCCCTCTAAATTAGTAGATAGAATTGGAAAATATTTAACCCCGCTGTTACTAATCATGATTAGTATTATTATTGTTAAAGCAATTTCTTCACCAGTTGGATCTATTTCAACACCCTCTGATTCATATCAGGAAGCTCCTTTTTTCAAAGGATTTATTGAAGGGTTTTTAACAATGGATGCCCTTGCTGCTCTCGTATTTGGAATTATCGTAATTAACGCTATAAAAGAAAAAGGTGTTACAAATAAAAAATCCATTGCTAAATCTACTATAGTAGCAGGGCTTATAGCCGCACTTGGATTATCTATCATATATATATCACTTGCTTATATTGGAGCTACTTCTCAAACATTTGGCACATTTGAAAACGGAAGTGTGTTATTAACAAATTTAGTACAACATTTATTTGGGCAATATGGTCTTTCCTTATTAGGAATTACAATGTTATTCGCATGTTTAACTACATCTGTAGGACTCGTTTCAGCATGTGGGAGATTTTTCACAACACTATTTCCAAAGATTTCTTATAACAAAATCATTTTAATTATTTGCTTATTTAGCTTTGGAGTATCAAACCTTGGTTTGTCTATGCTAATTAAACTTTCCCTACCTATCCTAATTGTTATCTATCCTGTAGCAATTGTGCTAATTATCCTCGCTTTTTTTGATCGATTTATAAAAGATAAGCAGGCTGTCTATGTTGGATCAGTTTTAGGAGCATTACTGATTAGTATAGTACAAGGATTAGAAACAGCAGAACTTGCTAGTGACTCGTTGCTTACTTTCATGCAATACGTTCCTCTATATAACGAAGGAATGGGATGGATTTTAATAGCCTTACTTGGCAGTTTGATTGGTTTGATGATTTCAGGAAGAACTAAACAGTGTTCTACTACGTAA
- the glsA gene encoding glutaminase A: MHCIQTNNLEQLLDQVQSYTKKGKLATYIPELRNANPDDLGIAIYHKETDYIHAGNSQTLLTLQSISKVITLALALLERGEEYVFSKVGVEPTGDPFNSIIKLETANPSKPLNPMINAGALAITSILTGDSNDEKMERILSFVRDITVNPTINYSSKVAGSELETAYLNRSLCYYMKQNDIINGDVEALMDLYTRQCAIEVNCIDLARIGLIFAMDGYDPYRKKQIVPEHITKICKTFMVTCGMYNESGEFAIRVGIPAKSGVAGGIFGCVKGEMGIGIFGPALDANGNSIAGFKMLELLSAQEGWSMF; encoded by the coding sequence ATGCACTGTATTCAAACAAATAACCTAGAACAGTTACTAGACCAAGTACAATCATATACAAAAAAAGGTAAACTGGCTACTTATATCCCAGAACTAAGAAATGCAAATCCAGATGATTTAGGGATTGCAATTTATCATAAAGAAACAGATTATATCCATGCCGGGAACTCCCAAACGCTTTTGACCCTTCAAAGTATTTCAAAAGTAATTACGCTTGCACTTGCACTTTTAGAGCGTGGCGAAGAGTATGTATTTTCTAAAGTTGGAGTGGAGCCAACTGGTGACCCATTTAATTCTATTATTAAACTAGAAACAGCTAACCCTTCTAAACCACTCAATCCAATGATTAACGCAGGAGCACTAGCGATTACAAGTATATTAACAGGGGATAGTAATGACGAGAAGATGGAACGGATTCTTTCCTTTGTGCGTGATATTACGGTCAATCCTACAATTAATTACTCTTCAAAAGTAGCCGGCTCTGAATTAGAAACAGCTTACTTAAATCGTTCTCTTTGCTACTATATGAAACAAAATGACATTATCAATGGCGATGTAGAGGCGTTAATGGACTTATACACACGTCAATGTGCAATTGAGGTAAACTGCATTGATTTAGCACGGATTGGTTTGATTTTTGCAATGGATGGATATGATCCATATAGAAAAAAACAAATCGTTCCGGAACATATAACAAAAATTTGTAAAACATTTATGGTCACATGCGGCATGTACAACGAATCTGGTGAATTTGCAATTCGCGTCGGAATACCCGCCAAGAGTGGGGTTGCCGGTGGGATATTCGGATGCGTAAAAGGAGAAATGGGAATTGGTATTTTTGGACCCGCTTTAGATGCTAACGGAAATAGTATAGCTGGTTTTAAAATGCTAGAACTACTTTCCGCACAAGAAGGCTGGAGTATGTTTTAA
- a CDS encoding RICIN domain-containing protein encodes MAFIQRYSTTTNGAVTFTGNTLGLSNINISYTDIGAFITLDLSKQVPGYPAGTTLDWKENASAAQLRLPTGSIVLYAELIWGGSTKTSTEDVTSEIDRAITLISPKGSTLITPDPTTSQQVAQANQIFYVRSANVTSFIDAGGAGNYTVSGVPATVQRYKGNNVGGWTLSVVYKDPTLPLRNMNIHVGTASIEKTGSVSQKISGFSTPELGDVKARLLLTAMEGDSKIPGDQLLFGKDASSLKPISGPNNPIDNFFASQINDDAGNLDTSGTYGNVNVIPGSAGPAVRYNWDITNVDASTAMENSQTEALVQLTSKSDGYIVTGLGVQIDVNSPEIKINKEVDKEAAIVGEILTYTLLIENSGMTEAQKTILKDTLPPELKFVEDSLQIDGVPIPGGDPTKGVDIGSISIEGPTEVTFQTLVLKVPPDNRAVNKATVVYDFQSAPGLPVSSGTADSNEAITVIRKVEVEVVKRQDMSVYVKAGNIITYTIEVANTGDTQLTDVVIEDQIPNGTKLVPGSLQIDGRPLSGNIESGVNIGTVEPGTTTRVTFQVLIDNPVPKKVTNKAKVDYKYKLIPDGQIYRKVEMTNEVTAIHESNCKEAQKKIVTGIGEAELAAAGVIVAEKLKIQDAIRAFNEGKQSAEELLNENEQLTHKLTKTILDEKLQQDTLQKAKILCCDGIEGIDYSGVYIIKNKGSQKVLDISSASKDNGVNVQQWDYNGGDHQKWELEKMADGYYKIKAVHSGKLLTVSGASNSDGANVEQWEDIGGDHQKWKIEKNSDGTLKLIAKHSGQLLDLKSSIQNNGANIQQWPDNGTDAQCWELTKLK; translated from the coding sequence ATGGCGTTTATTCAGCGATATTCAACCACGACTAACGGGGCGGTTACTTTTACTGGCAACACACTGGGTCTAAGTAATATAAATATCAGTTATACAGATATTGGTGCATTTATCACATTAGATTTGTCTAAGCAGGTACCAGGATATCCTGCAGGTACCACACTAGATTGGAAAGAAAATGCTTCTGCTGCACAGCTTCGCTTACCAACGGGAAGCATAGTATTATATGCAGAGCTAATTTGGGGTGGATCAACAAAAACGAGTACCGAGGATGTGACGAGTGAAATAGATCGGGCCATAACGTTAATCTCACCAAAAGGGAGCACCCTCATTACGCCAGATCCGACTACGAGTCAGCAAGTAGCTCAGGCGAACCAAATATTTTATGTTCGCTCTGCCAATGTTACTAGTTTTATAGATGCAGGTGGGGCTGGTAATTATACTGTCAGTGGTGTACCAGCGACAGTACAAAGATATAAAGGGAACAACGTGGGGGGATGGACTTTATCTGTGGTTTATAAAGATCCTACACTGCCTCTTCGAAATATGAACATTCATGTCGGAACTGCATCGATTGAGAAAACGGGATCAGTAAGCCAGAAAATTTCTGGCTTCTCTACGCCTGAACTTGGTGATGTCAAAGCAAGATTGTTGCTAACCGCAATGGAAGGAGATTCAAAGATTCCAGGAGATCAGTTACTTTTTGGAAAAGATGCCTCTTCTTTAAAGCCCATTTCAGGTCCCAATAATCCGATTGACAACTTCTTTGCTTCACAAATTAATGATGATGCAGGGAATCTAGATACGAGTGGTACCTATGGGAATGTAAATGTCATACCAGGAAGTGCCGGACCAGCAGTTCGTTATAATTGGGATATTACCAATGTGGACGCTTCTACAGCTATGGAGAATTCACAAACGGAGGCATTAGTTCAACTGACTTCGAAATCAGATGGTTATATAGTGACAGGTCTGGGTGTCCAAATTGATGTGAATAGTCCAGAAATCAAAATTAATAAAGAAGTAGATAAAGAAGCAGCTATCGTGGGTGAAATCCTTACTTACACTCTATTAATTGAAAACAGTGGAATGACCGAAGCACAAAAAACTATTTTAAAAGACACTCTTCCACCAGAATTAAAGTTTGTTGAAGACAGCTTACAGATCGATGGCGTTCCTATACCTGGTGGAGATCCGACAAAAGGAGTAGACATTGGTTCCATATCTATCGAAGGCCCGACGGAAGTTACCTTTCAAACCTTAGTATTAAAAGTGCCACCAGACAATAGAGCGGTGAATAAAGCTACTGTCGTGTATGATTTCCAAAGTGCCCCAGGCTTACCGGTCTCTTCAGGTACAGCAGATAGTAATGAAGCCATTACGGTCATTCGAAAAGTAGAGGTAGAGGTAGTGAAACGGCAAGACATGTCAGTTTATGTCAAGGCAGGTAACATTATAACCTATACCATTGAAGTTGCTAATACAGGTGATACACAACTGACCGATGTCGTAATTGAGGATCAAATTCCAAATGGAACGAAGTTGGTTCCAGGCAGTTTGCAGATAGATGGGCGCCCTCTCTCAGGCAATATAGAAAGTGGCGTGAATATTGGTACGGTAGAGCCCGGGACGACGACAAGAGTCACCTTCCAAGTGTTGATTGATAACCCAGTGCCTAAGAAAGTGACAAACAAAGCAAAAGTTGATTATAAATATAAGCTTATTCCTGATGGACAAATTTATCGTAAAGTAGAAATGACGAATGAAGTGACAGCTATTCACGAAAGCAATTGTAAAGAAGCACAGAAGAAAATCGTGACAGGTATTGGAGAAGCTGAGTTAGCGGCTGCAGGAGTAATCGTAGCAGAAAAATTAAAAATACAAGATGCAATTCGGGCCTTCAACGAAGGGAAGCAGAGTGCAGAAGAATTACTCAATGAGAATGAACAGTTGACCCACAAACTAACAAAAACAATTTTAGACGAAAAATTGCAACAAGATACATTGCAAAAAGCAAAAATACTTTGTTGCGATGGTATTGAAGGGATTGACTACAGTGGTGTCTATATCATCAAAAATAAAGGAAGTCAAAAAGTATTAGATATATCTAGCGCCTCAAAGGATAATGGTGTAAACGTCCAACAATGGGATTATAACGGCGGAGATCATCAAAAATGGGAACTAGAGAAGATGGCAGATGGGTATTATAAAATCAAAGCAGTTCATAGTGGAAAATTGCTTACTGTGTCCGGAGCTTCAAACAGTGATGGTGCGAATGTAGAACAATGGGAAGACATTGGTGGAGATCATCAAAAATGGAAAATCGAAAAAAATTCGGATGGAACGCTTAAATTGATAGCTAAGCATAGCGGCCAATTACTTGATCTGAAGAGTAGTATACAAAACAATGGTGCTAATATTCAACAATGGCCAGACAATGGTACAGATGCTCAATGTTGGGAATTGACAAAATTAAAATAA
- a CDS encoding DUF11 domain-containing protein, producing MSNFPKVSIEKEVDKIDAVVGDILTYTFTISNDSLIDVTNCHFKDFLSEEVQFVPNSVEIDGESKPGEDPTKTIVLDRLSIEGPIIITFKVEVIKPHSSGVIRNKAYMGSQYSGGYVDAVSNEVQTNVPAGRTTCEWSRDLIIHSIAQEEKGLATILYMEGEKIQAAINSFRGGRIKVTDLLAINKSAKEAVQQIANLEKELKKKLDQVKDLCCGCK from the coding sequence ATGTCTAATTTTCCGAAAGTGAGTATAGAAAAGGAAGTAGACAAAATTGATGCGGTGGTAGGAGATATTCTAACATATACGTTTACCATTTCCAATGATAGTCTAATTGATGTTACTAATTGTCATTTTAAGGATTTTCTATCAGAAGAGGTGCAGTTTGTCCCGAATAGTGTGGAAATTGACGGTGAATCAAAACCTGGTGAAGATCCAACGAAAACGATTGTACTTGATAGACTATCCATTGAAGGGCCTATCATCATTACATTTAAAGTTGAAGTGATTAAACCCCATTCTAGTGGAGTGATTAGGAATAAAGCTTACATGGGCTCTCAGTATTCAGGTGGTTATGTAGATGCGGTCAGTAACGAAGTACAAACCAATGTGCCAGCAGGACGAACAACCTGTGAATGGTCACGTGACTTAATCATTCATTCCATCGCACAAGAGGAAAAAGGCCTAGCCACGATTCTTTACATGGAAGGCGAAAAGATTCAAGCAGCAATTAATTCATTCCGAGGTGGCCGGATTAAAGTGACGGATTTGCTAGCAATTAACAAGAGTGCAAAGGAAGCAGTTCAGCAAATTGCTAATCTGGAAAAAGAGTTGAAGAAAAAGTTAGATCAAGTTAAAGACCTATGTTGTGGTTGTAAATAG
- a CDS encoding DUF11 domain-containing protein, translating into MSQSRGYVNMKTEANRLMEDSLKMEINKKVNKNEAKVKDILTYTVLVTNMDPVDAQNTLLKDILPKELKFVPGSVFVDGVPQPSVNVNNGIKLGMVGTGELIEVTFQAKVINIPPDELVKNKATLNYEFESASGSPIKKGEAASNITETKVIVRPPTNCENNQSTIEFSIKQEEKAIQELLDAEAEKIKTANQAFNSGRITKNEQNLIIQSENSVSQTLSTLKQELQNKRNTIQDLCSGCK; encoded by the coding sequence ATGTCTCAAAGTCGGGGGTATGTAAATATGAAAACTGAGGCGAATAGATTAATGGAGGATAGTCTGAAGATGGAAATAAATAAAAAAGTAAACAAAAATGAGGCAAAAGTAAAAGATATTTTGACTTATACCGTTCTTGTAACAAATATGGATCCGGTTGACGCACAAAACACTCTTTTGAAAGATATCCTTCCAAAAGAGTTGAAGTTTGTTCCAGGTAGTGTTTTTGTGGATGGTGTGCCTCAACCTAGTGTGAATGTAAATAATGGGATTAAGCTAGGAATGGTAGGAACAGGAGAACTGATTGAAGTGACATTTCAAGCGAAAGTAATCAATATTCCTCCAGATGAGCTAGTGAAAAATAAAGCCACCTTAAATTATGAATTTGAAAGTGCTTCTGGATCGCCTATCAAAAAAGGAGAAGCAGCCAGTAATATAACAGAGACAAAAGTGATTGTGCGTCCTCCTACTAACTGTGAGAACAATCAAAGTACCATTGAATTTTCAATTAAACAGGAAGAGAAGGCCATTCAGGAGTTACTGGATGCAGAAGCAGAAAAAATAAAGACGGCAAATCAAGCCTTTAATAGTGGCAGGATTACAAAAAATGAACAGAATTTGATTATTCAGAGTGAAAATAGTGTTTCTCAAACATTATCTACATTGAAACAAGAACTACAGAACAAGAGAAATACGATTCAGGATTTATGTAGTGGTTGTAAGTAG
- a CDS encoding DUF11 domain-containing protein: MPFIHRFTQTTNGAITFTGNTLGYADGSTDIGAFLTTDSSKQVSGYPAGSTMDWQENSSLAMLRIPADSEILYAELIWGGSTKDQYTDVRSAINTSITFTTPAATVSIAPDAFTAREESVFGGQVFYVRSANVTEFVQKGGAGTYIVGGIPGTVRDCTFFLASTNTVGWTLAVAYKHPLLKIRNMNIYVGSQVISMSNPPVDELIYNFKTPEGGDIQGRVMLTALEGNSNLPGDRFEFGPNRSSLSVISGPNNPGNNFFASQINDDLGNLDTSGTAGTLNKPLGSDGFGVRSGWDITNVDISHTLHHSQTEAIARIATAQDTYLVSGYGVQIDANSPIVKMNKSGDKKQAVVGEIVTYTLEVKNDGYVDATNVIFQDYLDPELEYLPDSLRIRGAAWPGQDIAKGVNIGTLDVGETVLITYQAKIMKEPDDKVVHNQASMIFDFQSRPDLPISTATSISNKPGIEVIEPPTCEEGKNQIIQTIAEAEQSIARIMRAEAEKIEVAARAFGDKKIGVQDLIAVNESVEDMLDSLIVLESVLKDKLAVTQEICDFCS, translated from the coding sequence ATGCCATTTATTCATCGTTTCACCCAAACAACCAATGGTGCGATTACATTCACAGGAAATACATTAGGTTATGCAGATGGAAGTACAGATATCGGGGCTTTTTTGACAACAGATAGTTCTAAACAAGTGTCAGGCTATCCAGCTGGAAGTACAATGGACTGGCAAGAAAATTCCTCTTTGGCTATGCTGAGAATCCCTGCAGACAGTGAAATATTGTATGCCGAGTTGATCTGGGGTGGATCGACTAAAGATCAATATACTGATGTTCGTTCAGCTATCAATACTTCGATTACTTTTACCACCCCAGCTGCTACTGTATCCATCGCACCAGATGCCTTCACTGCACGAGAAGAGTCCGTCTTTGGCGGTCAAGTTTTCTATGTTCGCTCTGCGAATGTAACTGAATTTGTACAAAAAGGTGGAGCTGGAACTTATATAGTAGGTGGTATTCCCGGAACGGTAAGAGATTGTACTTTTTTTCTAGCTTCTACCAATACAGTGGGATGGACGTTGGCTGTCGCTTATAAACATCCATTACTTAAAATTCGAAATATGAATATTTATGTTGGGTCTCAAGTGATTTCTATGTCTAATCCTCCAGTGGATGAGTTGATTTATAATTTTAAAACCCCAGAAGGTGGGGATATCCAGGGACGTGTCATGCTTACGGCACTGGAAGGAAACTCTAATCTTCCTGGCGATCGCTTTGAATTTGGTCCCAATCGTTCGTCGCTTTCGGTGATATCTGGGCCGAATAATCCTGGAAATAATTTTTTTGCGTCGCAGATTAACGATGATCTAGGAAATTTAGATACTAGTGGAACTGCTGGAACGCTCAATAAGCCTCTTGGATCAGACGGATTTGGCGTACGATCGGGTTGGGATATCACGAATGTAGATATTTCTCACACGTTGCATCATAGTCAAACCGAGGCAATCGCCCGTATTGCGACGGCGCAAGATACCTATTTGGTGAGTGGATATGGAGTACAGATTGACGCCAATAGCCCAATCGTAAAAATGAATAAGTCGGGGGATAAAAAACAAGCTGTAGTAGGTGAAATAGTAACTTACACTTTGGAAGTAAAAAATGATGGCTATGTAGATGCGACTAATGTGATTTTTCAGGACTACTTAGATCCAGAACTTGAATATTTACCAGATAGTTTACGAATCAGAGGTGCGGCATGGCCAGGACAAGATATTGCTAAGGGTGTGAACATTGGTACTTTGGATGTAGGAGAAACAGTCCTCATCACGTATCAAGCGAAAATCATGAAAGAGCCTGATGATAAAGTGGTGCATAATCAAGCATCGATGATCTTTGATTTTCAGAGTAGACCAGATTTACCTATTTCGACAGCGACGAGTATTAGTAACAAACCTGGGATTGAAGTGATTGAGCCACCTACCTGTGAAGAAGGGAAAAATCAGATTATCCAAACGATTGCTGAGGCGGAACAAAGCATTGCTAGGATTATGCGGGCAGAAGCAGAAAAAATTGAAGTAGCTGCTCGTGCGTTTGGAGATAAGAAAATAGGAGTCCAAGATCTCATCGCTGTCAATGAAAGTGTGGAGGATATGTTAGACAGCCTAATCGTACTAGAATCAGTGCTTAAAGATAAACTCGCTGTTACCCAAGAAATTTGTGATTTTTGCTCATAA